The proteins below are encoded in one region of Halalkalicoccus jeotgali B3:
- a CDS encoding DUF790 family protein — protein sequence MLTKDLLRVSRAGGGYHLQFAGREHRPLAAKVLGTFEDHVGDPRSELDGALADLEGEYDFKLVRGLAKLLEREATFETRAAVSPARARRAAFEAGEALLVANDDDRERALSRAADSLGIAPDRLDRALYADREERQVLVALDDRYDPDALLAQYDLSLAQTALFDAREIRIRSDDPRRLVSATKRLGLLYEVRKTGSGRELLVTGPDALFRATRRYGTRFARLLRAVVEAGEWELTATIDDHGTERTLELSDADPLRSPDSEPVVEVSYDSAVEREFATRFSALDLDWDLQREPEPLEVGASVMIPDFAFDYAHAEFRVHFEIMGFWTPEYVAKKLDQLDRVEDVELLVAVDESLGVGEAIEARDHRVIPYSGTVRIKDVRDALRRYEERLVAASAASLPEALSPEADALSIAALAARHGVSEDALADIDFPEHELVGRTLVRPAVLGRLAERLETGQSLSEAESVLAKAGITETSAVLSRLGYRVEWDGLSGGRLRSAEE from the coding sequence GTGCTGACCAAGGACCTGCTTCGCGTCTCGCGTGCGGGCGGGGGCTACCACCTCCAGTTCGCCGGGCGTGAACACCGCCCGCTGGCCGCGAAAGTCCTCGGCACTTTCGAGGACCACGTCGGCGATCCCCGGTCGGAACTCGACGGCGCGCTCGCTGACCTCGAAGGCGAGTACGACTTCAAGCTCGTCCGGGGGCTCGCGAAACTCCTCGAACGCGAGGCGACCTTCGAGACACGGGCGGCCGTCTCCCCCGCACGCGCCCGCCGAGCGGCCTTCGAGGCCGGCGAGGCACTGCTGGTCGCGAACGACGACGACCGCGAGCGGGCGCTCTCGCGGGCGGCCGACAGCCTCGGAATCGCCCCGGACCGGCTCGACCGGGCGCTGTACGCCGACCGGGAGGAACGCCAGGTGCTCGTCGCGCTCGACGACCGGTACGATCCCGACGCCCTGCTCGCCCAGTACGACCTCTCGCTGGCCCAGACCGCGCTGTTCGACGCCCGCGAGATACGGATCCGAAGCGACGACCCCCGCCGGCTCGTCTCGGCGACAAAGCGCCTGGGGTTGCTCTACGAGGTCCGGAAAACGGGCTCGGGGCGAGAGCTCCTCGTCACCGGTCCCGACGCCCTGTTCCGGGCGACCCGTCGGTACGGCACCCGCTTTGCCCGTCTGCTCCGGGCCGTGGTCGAGGCAGGCGAGTGGGAGCTGACGGCGACGATCGACGACCACGGCACCGAACGAACCCTCGAACTCTCCGACGCCGATCCCCTGCGATCGCCCGATTCGGAGCCCGTCGTCGAGGTGAGCTACGACAGCGCGGTCGAGCGCGAGTTCGCGACCCGGTTTTCGGCGCTCGACCTCGACTGGGACCTCCAGCGTGAGCCCGAACCATTGGAAGTCGGTGCGAGCGTGATGATCCCCGACTTCGCGTTCGACTACGCCCACGCGGAGTTCCGGGTCCACTTCGAAATCATGGGGTTTTGGACCCCCGAGTACGTCGCAAAGAAGCTTGACCAGCTGGATCGCGTCGAGGACGTCGAGTTGCTCGTCGCGGTCGACGAATCGCTGGGCGTCGGGGAGGCTATCGAGGCACGCGATCACCGCGTCATCCCCTACTCGGGGACCGTGCGGATCAAGGACGTCCGTGACGCACTACGCCGCTACGAGGAGCGCCTCGTCGCCGCGAGCGCCGCCTCCCTCCCTGAGGCGCTCTCGCCCGAGGCGGACGCCCTTTCGATCGCCGCGCTCGCGGCCCGCCACGGCGTCAGCGAGGACGCCCTTGCAGACATCGACTTTCCCGAGCACGAACTGGTGGGACGGACCCTCGTCCGACCGGCCGTCCTCGGGAGGCTCGCGGAGCGCCTCGAAACCGGTCAGTCGCTCTCGGAGGCCGAAAGCGTCCTCGCGAAGGCGGGGATCACCGAGACCAGCGCCGTCCTCTCGCGACTGGGCTACCGCGTCGAGTGGGACGGCCTCTCCGGCGGTCGGCTCCGGTCGGCCGAG
- a CDS encoding DEAD/DEAH box helicase, translating into MAIRLTYEDGTIRASGPEREREAVREAVPSDPILEYDPRSLVHRAPAFRYADLRVRLDERDIEYADLVFDRSFLRGLVSAYELRSYQQAALDAWDDNGNRGVLELPTGSGKTVIAMKAIETLACPTLIVVPTIDLLNQWREELRAEFDIPVGQFGGGVQSMEAITVSTYDSAYLKADSVGDVFSLVVFDEVHHLGGEGYREIARLLAAPARLGLTATFERPDGAHELIEDLVGPVVYRTSAEELAGEHLAPYDVKRIEVSLTEREREEYERNQETFVSYLRESGIEMRRGSDYQELVKRSGSDPRAREALLAKQHAREIVSNAERKVEQLGAILERHHGERIIVFTAHNDLVYRLSERFLIPAITHRTGTKERREVLDRFREGTYSRVVASNVLDEGVDVPDASVAVVLSGSGSEREFTQRLGRILRPGEGKRALLYELVSEDTAEENVAARRR; encoded by the coding sequence GTGGCGATCCGGCTCACCTACGAGGACGGGACGATCCGCGCGAGCGGGCCCGAGCGCGAACGCGAGGCCGTGCGGGAGGCGGTCCCGTCGGACCCGATCCTCGAATACGACCCCCGCAGTCTGGTCCACCGAGCGCCCGCGTTTCGCTACGCGGATCTCCGAGTACGACTCGACGAGCGCGACATCGAGTACGCGGACCTCGTCTTCGATCGGTCGTTCCTCCGCGGGCTCGTCTCTGCGTACGAACTGCGGTCCTATCAGCAGGCGGCCCTCGACGCGTGGGACGACAACGGGAACCGGGGTGTGCTCGAACTCCCGACGGGGAGCGGCAAGACCGTGATCGCGATGAAGGCCATCGAGACCCTCGCCTGTCCGACGCTGATCGTCGTGCCCACGATCGACCTGCTGAACCAGTGGCGCGAGGAGCTGCGCGCGGAGTTCGATATCCCCGTGGGGCAGTTCGGCGGTGGCGTCCAGTCGATGGAGGCGATCACCGTCTCGACCTATGACTCGGCGTATCTGAAGGCCGACTCGGTCGGCGACGTCTTTTCCCTCGTCGTCTTCGACGAGGTGCATCACCTCGGCGGCGAGGGCTATCGCGAGATCGCCCGCCTGCTGGCCGCGCCCGCTCGGTTGGGACTGACCGCGACCTTCGAGCGCCCCGACGGCGCCCACGAGCTCATCGAGGACCTCGTCGGGCCGGTCGTCTACCGGACGAGCGCCGAGGAACTGGCCGGCGAGCACCTCGCACCCTACGACGTCAAACGGATCGAGGTGTCGCTCACCGAACGAGAGCGCGAGGAGTACGAGCGAAACCAGGAGACGTTCGTCTCCTATCTACGCGAATCGGGCATCGAGATGCGCCGGGGCAGCGACTATCAGGAACTCGTCAAACGTTCGGGGTCGGACCCCCGGGCGAGGGAAGCGCTGCTCGCGAAACAGCACGCTCGCGAGATCGTCTCGAACGCCGAGCGGAAGGTCGAACAGTTGGGCGCGATCCTCGAGCGCCACCACGGCGAGCGAATCATCGTCTTCACCGCCCACAACGACCTGGTCTACCGGCTCTCCGAACGGTTTCTCATCCCGGCGATCACTCACCGTACGGGGACCAAAGAGCGCCGCGAGGTCCTCGACCGGTTCCGCGAGGGGACGTACTCCAGAGTCGTCGCCTCGAACGTCCTCGACGAGGGCGTTGACGTCCCCGACGCCAGCGTCGCCGTGGTGCTCTCGGGCAGCGGCTCCGAGCGGGAGTTCACCCAGCGGCTGGGCCGGATCTTACGCCCCGGCGAGGGAAAGCGAGCGCTGTTGTACGAACTCGTCAGCGAGGACACCGCGGAGGAGAACGTCGCGGCCCGGCGGCGCTGA
- a CDS encoding HdeD family acid-resistance protein translates to METRTTERGEERVGNSASETWRTLMVVGGVLAILGMLAVVFPFVTGIGIELLLGGLLVVGGLIHAWHALSARGWAGFLGGVALGALYVIAGLVLLVNPVVGLATLTLLVGSFFVVDGVVELYMGLRVRPETNWVGLVVSGVLSLVLAWLILAGWPSTAVWAVGVLFGINLLTTGLAMAAVAMGGRRTERAAVGSGTARPE, encoded by the coding sequence ATGGAAACACGAACGACCGAACGAGGGGAGGAACGGGTGGGGAACAGCGCCAGCGAGACGTGGCGGACGCTTATGGTCGTTGGCGGAGTACTGGCGATACTCGGGATGCTTGCGGTCGTGTTCCCGTTTGTCACGGGGATCGGAATCGAGCTGCTGCTCGGCGGACTGTTAGTCGTCGGCGGGCTCATCCATGCGTGGCACGCGCTCAGCGCGCGGGGTTGGGCCGGCTTCCTCGGCGGCGTGGCCCTCGGCGCGCTCTACGTGATCGCCGGGCTGGTGTTGCTCGTGAACCCTGTCGTCGGGCTGGCGACGCTCACCCTGCTGGTGGGGAGCTTCTTCGTCGTCGACGGGGTCGTTGAGCTCTACATGGGCCTTCGGGTCCGCCCCGAGACGAACTGGGTGGGGCTGGTGGTCAGCGGCGTCCTCTCGCTGGTGCTGGCGTGGCTGATCCTCGCGGGCTGGCCGAGCACGGCCGTCTGGGCGGTCGGGGTCCTGTTCGGGATCAACCTGCTGACGACCGGGCTGGCGATGGCTGCGGTCGCGATGGGCGGGCGCCGGACCGAGCGGGCGGCGGTCGGCTCCGGGACGGCCCGTCCCGAGTGA
- a CDS encoding nucleotide exchange factor GrpE, giving the protein MSNEEPAAPEEDREPTEPAADEPAEATGTDGVDETSEDEREGRIAELEAELEEREERIEELESRLKRTQADFQNYKKRAKKRQEQLEKRATEDLVTRLLDVRDNLKRALEEESEDAESLKQGVEMTLSEFDRVLEDERVSEVAPEPGAEVDPQRHEVMMRVESDQPEGAIDEVYTPGYEMSEKVLRPAQVTVSDGTEE; this is encoded by the coding sequence ATGAGCAACGAGGAGCCGGCGGCCCCCGAGGAGGACCGGGAACCGACGGAGCCAGCGGCGGACGAGCCGGCCGAAGCGACTGGAACGGACGGCGTCGACGAGACGTCCGAAGACGAACGCGAGGGCCGAATCGCAGAACTCGAAGCCGAACTCGAGGAGCGCGAGGAACGCATCGAGGAGCTCGAATCGCGCCTGAAGCGCACGCAGGCGGACTTCCAGAACTACAAGAAGCGCGCGAAAAAGCGCCAGGAGCAACTCGAAAAGCGTGCCACCGAGGACCTCGTGACCCGGCTGCTCGACGTTCGGGACAACCTCAAACGAGCCCTCGAGGAGGAAAGCGAGGACGCGGAAAGCCTCAAACAGGGCGTCGAGATGACGCTCTCGGAGTTCGACCGCGTGCTCGAAGACGAGCGCGTCAGCGAGGTCGCACCCGAGCCGGGAGCCGAGGTCGACCCCCAGCGCCACGAGGTAATGATGCGCGTCGAAAGCGACCAGCCAGAGGGCGCGATCGACGAGGTCTACACGCCGGGTTACGAGATGAGCGAGAAGGTGCTTCGCCCGGCACAGGTCACCGTCAGCGACGGTACGGAAGAGTAG